The nucleotide sequence ACTATCTTAGAAGCCAAGTTATTTCTCTAGTCTGCAAACCCAAACTCTGAATACTGCTTGCCATCACACTCATCTCTTTCGCTAAATCTCCAATTTCATCTCTTGTCTTTACCTCTATGTTCACATCAATATCAACGAGCGAAATCTTCTTTGCAGCCGCATTCAATACTTTAATGTTATCGCCAATAGAAGAAGACAATTTGAAACCAAATACAA is from Flavobacteriales bacterium and encodes:
- a CDS encoding HAMP domain-containing protein; translation: MSFKRKEKALSITRYHNASSASDRTLFIIVLVIAPIVFVVFGFKLSSSIGDNIKVLNAAAKKISLVDIDVNIEVKTRDEIGDLAKEMSVMASSIQSLGLQTREITWLLR